The following proteins are co-located in the Paludibaculum fermentans genome:
- a CDS encoding protein-glutamate methylesterase/protein-glutamine glutaminase, with protein MMSTLLRKTLRPGQQIRVLIVDDSVVIRRLVSHVLEEAADMVIVGVAANGRAAIEKVQETQPDVVTLDIEMPEMNGLDALRVIRRQYPQVRVVMFSTLTERGGATTLEALSLGADDYVAKASNAGGLDRSLASLRDELIPKIRQFFAPVPQPARLLPPPVVARSSISGRPDSPVRLSSSTSSIVGIGVSTGGPSALAQVLAAIPAGFGVPILIVQHMPPLFTHLLSERLNTLCPLEVREASDGEPLDQPKVLIAPGNYHMRVEAHRQGAMIRLDQEPPLNSCRPSVDALFESMATVFGAGVLAVMLTGMGQDGLNGSRALRSKGACILAQDEATSVVWGMAGAVVNAGLANETLPLDFIPKAMVTHTARTGRPLAAQNQISPSEAPWPH; from the coding sequence ATGATGTCGACGCTTTTACGCAAGACGCTACGTCCGGGACAGCAGATCCGGGTCCTGATCGTCGATGACTCCGTAGTCATCCGGCGGCTGGTCTCGCATGTGCTGGAAGAGGCGGCGGATATGGTGATCGTCGGCGTGGCCGCCAACGGCCGTGCCGCCATTGAGAAGGTGCAGGAAACCCAACCCGACGTCGTCACGCTCGATATCGAAATGCCGGAAATGAACGGCCTGGATGCGTTGCGTGTCATCCGCCGCCAGTATCCGCAGGTGCGCGTCGTGATGTTCAGCACCCTCACGGAGCGCGGCGGCGCCACCACTCTGGAGGCTCTCTCCCTGGGCGCCGACGACTATGTGGCGAAGGCCTCCAATGCCGGCGGTCTCGACCGCTCGCTGGCCAGCCTGCGCGATGAACTCATCCCCAAGATCCGGCAGTTTTTCGCCCCGGTGCCGCAGCCGGCCAGGCTGTTGCCTCCTCCTGTGGTAGCCCGGTCCTCTATCTCCGGCAGGCCGGACTCACCTGTCCGGCTCTCTTCGTCCACATCCAGCATCGTCGGCATCGGCGTCTCCACCGGCGGGCCTTCCGCCCTGGCTCAGGTTTTGGCAGCCATTCCCGCCGGATTCGGCGTCCCGATTCTCATCGTGCAGCACATGCCGCCGCTGTTTACACATCTGCTTTCCGAACGTCTCAACACGCTGTGTCCGCTCGAGGTTCGTGAGGCGTCCGACGGAGAGCCGCTCGACCAGCCCAAGGTTCTGATCGCACCCGGCAACTACCACATGCGCGTGGAAGCGCACCGCCAGGGAGCCATGATCCGGCTGGATCAGGAACCGCCTCTCAACTCCTGCCGCCCGTCCGTCGACGCGCTCTTTGAATCCATGGCCACGGTCTTCGGCGCCGGCGTGCTGGCTGTGATGCTCACCGGCATGGGCCAGGACGGCTTGAACGGATCTCGCGCGCTACGGTCCAAGGGGGCGTGTATCCTCGCTCAGGACGAGGCCACCAGCGTGGTCTGGGGCATGGCCGGGGCAGTGGTCAACGCCGGTCTCGCCAATGAGACTCTGCCGCTCGACTTCATCCCCAAGGCAATGGTTACCCATACCGCCCGTACCGGCCGCCCTTTGGCGGCCCAGAATCAGATTTCTCCATCGGAGGCCCCATG
- a CDS encoding response regulator produces the protein MSKALIVDDSRAIRMILGRTLGQLGYDVQEAGDGNQALAILDSQPSDFNLALVDWNMPGMNGMDLLLRLRADRRYDSLPIVMVTTETEMEHVAAAVQAGANEYVMKPFTTDVLRDKLRLAGIQM, from the coding sequence GTGAGCAAGGCCTTAATCGTGGATGATTCCCGGGCGATCCGAATGATCCTCGGACGTACTTTGGGACAGTTGGGCTACGACGTACAGGAAGCCGGCGACGGCAACCAGGCGTTGGCGATCCTGGATAGCCAGCCCAGCGACTTCAATTTGGCCCTGGTGGATTGGAACATGCCAGGCATGAACGGTATGGACCTTCTGCTGCGGCTCCGCGCGGACCGCCGCTACGACTCGCTGCCCATCGTCATGGTCACCACGGAAACCGAGATGGAGCACGTCGCCGCCGCCGTACAGGCCGGCGCGAACGAGTACGTGATGAAGCCCTTCACCACCGACGTGCTGCGCGACAAACTACGCCTGGCCGGAATACAGATGTAG